From Salinibacterium sp. ZJ450, one genomic window encodes:
- a CDS encoding bifunctional 3-(3-hydroxy-phenyl)propionate/3-hydroxycinnamic acid hydroxylase — protein sequence MTNVSSPQLSTDVAIIGAGPAGLSLANLLGRYGVRATLLEARDTLIDFPRGVGLDDESLRSMQAMKLTDAVLPHTTPQHVMRMVNGRGRVMVEIRPGTDEFGWSRRNGFLQPLVDRALYEGLARYEHIDVRFGHTVETLDDRGDHVMVTANTDSGTTTLRARFVVGADGGKSLTRHHIGTSFKGQSPSTRWLVVDCNDDPLGTPNVFLGADPRRPYVSIGLPHAVRRFEFMLFDHEPDELVEDEAFVNSLLAPHVTNPSGLNFIRKRVYTHHSRIAGNFRSGNIFLAGDAAHLMPVWQGQGYNSGVRDATNLAWKLASVVKGLSSDGMLDSYDQERHAHAKAMIDLSTSFGKMIKPTNRLVAGARDAASAVLNLFPSVKDYFAQMKYKPMPRYTRGVVVDASDFTPGRSSAELNRDHTAFRSANTTVSPVGTQFIQPLVQTPDGKQVLLDEVTGDWWSVLIWAGSTGQAFDRAALDTLRRMGAKVVCVLPMTQLGHEPDLGGSAGVDTAVIGDVTGKLKLWFDQRPTPVLFLRPDRFVAAACLIEDASATVAALAAAVHLTPASISPVLVQPVQSTNKTTKKEAVNA from the coding sequence GTGACCAATGTTTCTTCCCCCCAACTGAGCACCGATGTCGCAATCATCGGTGCCGGGCCAGCAGGGCTGAGCCTCGCCAACCTGCTCGGCCGCTACGGGGTGCGCGCGACCCTGTTGGAAGCCCGCGATACGCTGATCGATTTCCCTCGCGGCGTCGGTCTGGATGACGAGTCCCTCCGGTCGATGCAGGCCATGAAGCTGACCGACGCCGTGCTGCCGCACACGACCCCTCAGCACGTGATGCGGATGGTCAACGGGCGTGGCCGCGTGATGGTCGAGATCCGTCCGGGCACCGACGAGTTCGGCTGGTCGCGGAGGAACGGGTTCCTGCAGCCACTGGTGGACCGCGCTCTCTACGAGGGTCTCGCTCGATACGAGCACATCGACGTTCGCTTCGGCCACACCGTCGAAACCCTCGACGACCGCGGTGACCACGTCATGGTCACTGCGAACACCGACAGCGGCACCACCACCCTGCGCGCACGATTCGTCGTCGGCGCGGATGGAGGAAAGAGCCTCACCCGCCACCACATCGGCACCAGCTTCAAGGGACAGTCGCCGTCAACCCGATGGCTGGTTGTCGACTGCAACGACGACCCGCTCGGCACGCCGAACGTCTTCCTCGGCGCAGACCCGCGTCGCCCCTATGTGTCGATCGGGCTGCCTCACGCGGTTCGCCGCTTTGAGTTCATGCTGTTCGACCACGAACCAGACGAACTGGTCGAGGACGAGGCATTCGTCAACTCCCTGCTCGCCCCGCACGTCACCAACCCGAGCGGCCTGAACTTCATTCGCAAGCGTGTGTACACCCACCACTCGCGCATCGCCGGCAACTTCCGCAGCGGCAACATCTTCCTCGCCGGCGACGCTGCCCACCTCATGCCGGTCTGGCAGGGACAGGGCTATAACTCCGGAGTGAGGGATGCCACGAACCTCGCCTGGAAGCTCGCCTCGGTGGTCAAGGGCTTGAGCTCGGACGGCATGCTCGACAGCTACGACCAGGAGCGTCACGCTCACGCCAAGGCGATGATCGACCTGTCGACTTCATTCGGGAAGATGATCAAGCCCACTAACCGGCTGGTTGCCGGAGCCCGTGACGCCGCCTCGGCGGTGCTCAACCTGTTCCCCTCGGTCAAGGACTACTTCGCCCAGATGAAGTACAAGCCGATGCCGCGCTACACCCGCGGGGTCGTCGTCGACGCGAGCGATTTCACGCCGGGCCGCTCGTCGGCCGAACTCAACCGTGATCACACCGCATTCCGCTCGGCGAACACCACAGTCTCGCCGGTCGGCACCCAGTTCATCCAGCCGCTGGTCCAGACACCCGACGGTAAGCAGGTGCTCCTCGACGAGGTGACCGGCGATTGGTGGAGCGTGCTCATCTGGGCCGGCAGCACGGGGCAAGCCTTCGACCGGGCCGCACTCGACACACTCCGCCGGATGGGCGCGAAGGTGGTCTGCGTGCTGCCGATGACCCAGCTCGGTCACGAACCGGACCTCGGCGGCAGTGCCGGAGTCGACACCGCGGTTATCGGTGACGTCACCGGCAAGCTCAAGCTCTGGTTCGACCAGCGCCCGACACCGGTACTGTTCCTGCGGCCCGACCGTTTCGTGGCCGCCGCCTGCCTGATCGAAGACGCCTCTGCAACCGTCGCTGCCCTTGCCGCGGCCGTGCATCTGACCCCGGCATCCATCTCACCCGTGCTGGTCCAACCGGTTCAGAGCACGAACAAGACCACGAAGAAAGAAGCTGTCAATGCGTGA
- a CDS encoding alpha/beta fold hydrolase encodes MREFTSVWSDLAEVSFSQGFIEHAGYRTRYLHTGDTSKPTLLMLHGITGHAEAYARNLRSHGEHFSAWAIDFIGHGYSSKPEHPLEIKHYIDQVLTFMDAIGVEKAYFSGESLGGWVTAKLAQLYPERVERIALNTMGGTMANPQVMERLYTLSTEAANDPSWARVKTRLEWLMADPTMVTDDLIKTRQAIFQQPDWPMACQMNMALQDLETRKRNMLSDDDLRAIQAEALVIWTTKDPSGPVDEGRRIAGLIPNGSLAVIENAGHWPQYEQTEIFDQIHLDFLLNRN; translated from the coding sequence ATGCGTGAGTTCACGAGTGTTTGGTCTGATCTGGCTGAGGTGTCGTTCAGCCAGGGGTTCATCGAGCATGCCGGCTACCGCACCCGCTACCTGCATACCGGCGACACGTCGAAGCCGACCCTGCTGATGCTGCATGGCATCACCGGGCACGCGGAGGCGTATGCCCGGAACCTGCGTTCGCACGGGGAGCATTTCTCGGCGTGGGCGATCGATTTCATCGGGCACGGGTACTCGTCGAAGCCGGAGCATCCGTTGGAGATCAAGCACTATATCGACCAGGTGCTGACCTTCATGGACGCCATCGGCGTTGAAAAGGCGTACTTCAGCGGCGAGTCGCTCGGCGGCTGGGTGACCGCGAAGCTGGCGCAGCTGTACCCGGAGCGGGTGGAGCGGATCGCGCTGAACACCATGGGCGGCACCATGGCGAACCCGCAGGTGATGGAGCGGCTCTACACCCTGTCCACCGAGGCGGCGAACGACCCATCCTGGGCGCGGGTCAAGACCCGGCTGGAATGGTTGATGGCCGACCCGACCATGGTCACCGATGACCTGATCAAGACCCGGCAGGCGATCTTCCAGCAGCCGGACTGGCCGATGGCGTGCCAGATGAACATGGCGCTGCAGGACCTCGAAACCCGGAAGCGCAACATGCTCTCCGACGATGACCTGCGCGCCATCCAGGCGGAAGCGCTGGTGATCTGGACCACCAAGGACCCGTCCGGCCCGGTCGATGAGGGCCGCCGGATAGCGGGGCTGATCCCGAACGGGTCCCTAGCGGTGATCGAGAACGCCGGGCACTGGCCGCAGTACGAGCAGACCGAGATCTTCGACCAGATCCACCTGGACTTCCTGCTGAACCGCAACTGA